In one Bacteroidota bacterium genomic region, the following are encoded:
- a CDS encoding FAD-binding oxidoreductase — protein MTIPTSNSNLSVNISYWELKHYFSLADLIVVGAGIVGLTAAIEYKRKHKKAKVFVLESGIIPMGASTKNAGFACFGSPSELLADLKKMPEDSVWETVQMRWNGLQLLRKNLGDKNIDFHNWGGYELFNTNKSFELCSEKLNYLNKKSKEYIGKSNCYSIANKSINKFGFNDLSGVILNKHEGQIDTSKLFTQLAELAQKTGIEIISGVHVNELKDLKSGVELNTGFGVFKCKKCIVAINGFAKELLKIKDVAPARAQVLITKPIKNLKIKGTFHYDEGFYYFRNIDGRLLFGGGRNLDFEGETTTELKVTPKIQNQLEQLLKTVILPKQKFEIEHRWAGIMGVGSEKRPIIKNYSANIVCAVRMGGMGVAIGSLVGKEAAQLVS, from the coding sequence ATGACAATTCCGACAAGTAATTCAAACCTTTCTGTTAATATAAGTTATTGGGAGTTGAAACATTACTTTTCATTAGCTGATTTAATTGTCGTAGGGGCGGGAATCGTTGGGTTAACTGCTGCTATTGAGTATAAACGCAAACACAAAAAAGCAAAAGTTTTTGTTTTGGAAAGCGGCATTATACCAATGGGTGCCAGCACTAAAAATGCGGGATTTGCCTGCTTTGGCAGTCCGAGCGAATTACTCGCTGATTTAAAGAAAATGCCGGAAGATAGTGTATGGGAAACCGTTCAAATGCGTTGGAACGGACTTCAGCTTCTGAGAAAAAATTTGGGCGATAAAAACATCGATTTTCATAACTGGGGCGGATATGAGCTTTTCAATACAAACAAGAGTTTTGAGTTATGCTCTGAAAAGCTAAATTATTTGAATAAAAAATCGAAGGAATACATCGGCAAAAGCAATTGTTATTCGATCGCCAACAAAAGCATTAATAAGTTTGGATTCAACGATTTAAGTGGTGTTATTTTAAATAAACATGAAGGTCAGATTGACACCTCAAAACTATTCACTCAACTTGCGGAATTAGCTCAAAAAACGGGCATTGAAATCATTTCAGGTGTACATGTAAATGAGTTGAAAGATTTAAAATCCGGCGTCGAACTCAACACCGGATTTGGTGTGTTTAAATGCAAAAAATGTATAGTTGCCATCAACGGATTTGCAAAAGAACTGCTGAAGATAAAAGACGTTGCTCCTGCCCGTGCGCAGGTTTTAATCACAAAGCCTATTAAAAATTTAAAGATTAAGGGGACTTTTCATTACGACGAAGGATTTTATTATTTCCGGAATATTGATGGTCGATTATTATTTGGGGGCGGACGAAACCTTGATTTTGAGGGTGAAACCACGACTGAGCTTAAGGTGACGCCAAAAATTCAAAATCAATTGGAACAACTTTTAAAAACGGTTATTCTTCCAAAACAAAAATTTGAAATTGAACACCGTTGGGCCGGAATTATGGGTGTTGGCAGCGAAAAACGACCAATTATAAAAAACTACAGCGCAAACATTGTTTGCGCTGTAAGAATGGGTGGTATGGGTGTTGCCATTGGCAGCTTAGTAGGAAAAGAAGCTGCTCAACTTGTTTCTTAG
- the prmC gene encoding peptide chain release factor N(5)-glutamine methyltransferase, with product MRIASNKLGDLIDFFYSELASVYSPEEIKLLTQYACKHYLNYSPSDLLTGKNENINQSDVIKLYDCVLALKQNKPIQYILGETEFYHLKFKVNPDVLIPRPETEELVELIIKDCKNAGFEDPDILDIGTGSGCIPITLKKNLEDANVSAVDVSQEALITAQQNAILNNVTIMFNKVNILTEEADYSLENYDIIVSNPPYIAKKEADSMHARVKDFEPQIALFVDNEDALLFYRRIITLCKKHLNAGGNLYFELNPIYAQEIKQLAIGCGEFKSVNLLKDLSGNIRFLKAERND from the coding sequence ATGCGCATTGCCTCTAATAAACTGGGTGACTTAATTGATTTTTTCTATTCAGAACTTGCTTCTGTTTATTCGCCTGAAGAAATCAAATTATTAACGCAATATGCTTGCAAACACTATTTAAATTATTCTCCCTCTGATCTTCTAACCGGAAAGAATGAAAACATCAATCAGAGCGACGTAATAAAACTATATGATTGTGTACTTGCTTTAAAACAAAACAAACCTATCCAATATATTTTAGGAGAAACCGAGTTTTATCATTTAAAATTTAAAGTCAATCCGGATGTATTGATTCCTCGTCCGGAGACGGAAGAATTAGTCGAATTAATTATAAAAGATTGCAAAAACGCAGGATTTGAAGATCCGGATATATTGGATATTGGTACAGGCAGCGGATGTATTCCCATTACACTTAAAAAAAATCTGGAGGATGCAAATGTATCGGCGGTGGATGTTTCGCAAGAAGCTTTAATTACCGCGCAACAAAATGCTATTCTGAATAATGTGACCATTATGTTTAATAAGGTAAACATTTTAACTGAGGAGGCAGATTACAGTTTAGAGAATTACGACATCATAGTTAGCAATCCTCCCTATATTGCAAAGAAAGAAGCCGACAGCATGCATGCACGTGTAAAAGATTTTGAACCGCAAATTGCTTTATTTGTAGATAATGAGGATGCATTACTTTTTTACCGACGCATCATCACACTGTGTAAAAAACATTTGAATGCAGGCGGTAATTTATATTTTGAATTAAATCCGATTTATGCCCAGGAGATTAAGCAACTTGCCATTGGATGCGGAGAATTTAAATCAGTTAACCTATTAAAGGATTTATCAGGTAATATTCGTTTTTTAAAAGCAGAAAGAAATGATTAG
- a CDS encoding carboxypeptidase regulatory-like domain-containing protein yields MKFRQFLIVTFWVLISIAYAQDAPTFPLHVEGTITNLEDTPMPGAIIQVSQNGQVIKNITTDGSGSYQFDLPLNADYVVTVTKPGHVSKKFTVSTKGVPPDRATSKFGTVEASLSLFEKMEGIDYSALNQPMNKYSYNANKENFEYDANYLNAMIASLQNIMAQQAAAIERAKQLERNYQAAIKAGDKAFQKNDWAGAKAAYTQALGLKPNETWPKDQMTQIDKIIKEQEALNKKKEEDAKKAAEEAAKAKAEAELNAKYAAAIKKGDDAFNAKNWAAAKLGYNEAIGYKPGEQYPKDKLAAIDKAIADEAANKSKAELDAKYAAAVKKGDDAFNAKNWTAAKAGYNEALGFKPAEQYPKDKIAAIDKAIADEAAAKAKADAEAKNKAELEAKYAAAIKRGDEGFAKKDWANAKAAYTEASGLKSAEQYPKTQLAAIDKAMADEAAAKAKADADAKAKAELEAKYAAAIKKGDDAFAKKDWATAKGGYNEALTIKANEQYPKDKLAAIDKAIADENAAKSKAELDAKYAAAIKKGDDAFAQKDWTNAKGGYNEALTIKANEQYPKDKLAAIDKAIADEAAAKAKAEGDAKAKAELEAKYAAAIKKGDEGFAKKDWANAKSAYNEALGYKSAEKYPKDQIAAIDKALADEAAAKAKAEADKAKAEADAKAKAELEAKYAAAIKKGDEAFAAKNWPTARTGYNEALGFKPNEAYPKSQLAAIDKAIADEKANMDAAAKAKAEAELNAKYEEAIKQGDAGFASKDWANAKAAYNKALGFKPAEKYPKDQIAAIDKTLADEAAAKAKADADAKSKAEKEAKYAAAIKKGDDGFNAKNWTNAKAGFNEALGIKPDEQYPKDRLAAIDKAIADENANKSKAELDAKYNAAIKKGDDAFAKKDWATSKAGYNDALGVKPGEQYPKDKLVEIEKAIAADNANKSKAELDAKYTAAIKKGDAAFAKKDWTNAKAGYNEALTVKSEEQYPKDKLAEIEKAIADELANKSKAEGDAKAKAEKDAKYAAAIKKGDDAFTKKEWVTAKEGYIEASGLKPEEQYPKVRLAAIEAEIAKEGEAKALAELRAKYDAIVKKADGLFAKKSWVEAKAAYYEALQYLPDEKYPKMQIGAINKAMSGANDPNEQKYKDAIAKADNNFNGKQYKEAKTHYEEALTYKGGDAYAKGRLLEIEKLLNSDSQVKTADRKKELLAKYPPGVTEEVINGQGVTIIQRAVVKDGDVWIYQKKVFSWGGISYFRDGNPITELIFENETKP; encoded by the coding sequence ATGAAATTTAGGCAATTTTTAATAGTTACCTTCTGGGTCTTAATTTCTATTGCCTATGCTCAGGATGCGCCTACTTTTCCCTTGCATGTAGAGGGTACTATTACAAATCTGGAAGATACACCGATGCCTGGTGCTATCATTCAGGTTTCTCAAAACGGACAAGTGATTAAAAACATTACCACAGATGGTTCCGGAAGTTATCAATTCGATTTACCGCTTAATGCTGATTATGTGGTAACGGTTACCAAACCCGGGCATGTATCAAAAAAATTTACGGTTAGTACGAAGGGTGTTCCTCCTGATAGAGCAACGTCTAAATTCGGAACCGTTGAAGCTAGTTTAAGTTTATTCGAAAAAATGGAAGGGATTGATTATTCTGCGCTTAATCAGCCAATGAATAAATATTCCTACAACGCCAATAAAGAAAATTTTGAATACGATGCGAATTATCTGAATGCAATGATTGCTTCATTGCAGAATATTATGGCACAACAGGCAGCAGCCATTGAACGCGCTAAACAACTCGAGAGAAATTACCAAGCAGCGATCAAAGCCGGTGATAAAGCCTTCCAGAAAAATGATTGGGCAGGAGCAAAAGCTGCTTATACACAAGCATTGGGTTTAAAGCCAAATGAAACCTGGCCAAAGGATCAGATGACTCAAATTGATAAAATCATCAAGGAGCAAGAAGCATTAAACAAAAAGAAAGAAGAAGATGCTAAGAAGGCAGCGGAAGAAGCTGCTAAAGCAAAAGCGGAAGCTGAACTGAATGCTAAATATGCGGCAGCTATCAAAAAGGGAGATGATGCTTTCAATGCAAAAAATTGGGCGGCCGCGAAATTGGGATATAATGAAGCAATAGGTTATAAACCGGGCGAGCAATATCCGAAAGATAAATTAGCAGCGATTGATAAAGCGATTGCTGATGAAGCAGCGAATAAAAGTAAAGCTGAACTTGATGCTAAATACGCAGCTGCAGTAAAAAAAGGCGATGACGCTTTCAATGCGAAAAACTGGACAGCAGCAAAAGCCGGATATAATGAAGCATTAGGTTTTAAACCTGCTGAACAATATCCAAAAGATAAAATTGCAGCCATCGATAAAGCGATTGCCGATGAAGCCGCCGCCAAAGCTAAAGCAGATGCCGAAGCAAAAAATAAAGCGGAGTTAGAAGCGAAGTATGCCGCAGCTATTAAGCGAGGCGACGAAGGTTTCGCGAAAAAGGATTGGGCGAACGCAAAAGCCGCTTATACAGAAGCAAGCGGATTAAAATCAGCAGAGCAGTATCCAAAAACACAACTGGCTGCCATTGATAAAGCAATGGCTGATGAAGCTGCTGCTAAAGCAAAAGCTGATGCCGACGCGAAAGCAAAAGCAGAATTAGAAGCAAAATACGCAGCAGCTATCAAAAAAGGTGATGATGCTTTCGCAAAAAAAGATTGGGCAACTGCGAAAGGTGGCTATAATGAAGCATTAACAATTAAGGCAAATGAACAATATCCTAAAGATAAACTAGCCGCTATCGATAAAGCTATTGCTGATGAAAACGCTGCTAAATCAAAAGCTGAACTCGACGCTAAATACGCCGCCGCGATTAAAAAAGGTGATGATGCCTTCGCACAAAAAGATTGGACAAACGCTAAAGGCGGATACAATGAAGCTCTCACAATTAAAGCAAATGAGCAATATCCTAAAGATAAATTAGCCGCTATTGATAAAGCGATTGCAGATGAAGCTGCCGCTAAAGCAAAAGCGGAAGGTGATGCAAAGGCAAAAGCGGAATTGGAAGCGAAGTATGCAGCTGCTATCAAAAAGGGCGATGAAGGATTTGCGAAGAAAGATTGGGCAAATGCAAAGTCAGCATACAACGAAGCATTAGGTTATAAGTCGGCAGAAAAATATCCAAAGGATCAAATTGCAGCCATCGATAAAGCCTTAGCTGATGAAGCCGCCGCAAAAGCTAAAGCAGAAGCAGATAAAGCAAAAGCAGAGGCGGATGCGAAGGCGAAAGCAGAATTAGAAGCGAAATACGCAGCGGCTATTAAAAAAGGCGATGAAGCATTCGCTGCAAAAAATTGGCCAACAGCTCGCACGGGTTACAATGAAGCCTTAGGTTTCAAACCAAACGAAGCTTATCCAAAATCGCAATTAGCCGCAATAGATAAAGCGATTGCGGATGAAAAAGCAAATATGGATGCTGCTGCTAAAGCAAAGGCGGAGGCAGAATTAAATGCGAAGTACGAAGAGGCGATTAAGCAAGGTGATGCCGGATTTGCAAGTAAAGATTGGGCAAATGCAAAAGCAGCTTACAATAAAGCATTAGGGTTTAAGCCAGCTGAAAAATATCCTAAAGATCAAATTGCAGCTATTGATAAAACGTTAGCGGATGAAGCGGCAGCCAAAGCAAAAGCCGATGCAGATGCAAAATCAAAAGCAGAGAAGGAAGCGAAGTACGCAGCTGCCATTAAGAAGGGAGATGACGGATTTAACGCGAAAAACTGGACGAATGCAAAAGCCGGTTTCAATGAAGCTTTAGGTATCAAACCGGATGAACAATATCCTAAAGACAGACTCGCAGCTATTGATAAAGCCATTGCAGATGAGAACGCGAATAAATCAAAAGCAGAGTTGGACGCAAAATACAATGCAGCCATCAAAAAGGGTGATGATGCTTTTGCGAAGAAAGATTGGGCCACTTCCAAAGCAGGATATAATGATGCGCTTGGTGTAAAACCGGGAGAACAATATCCAAAAGATAAATTAGTAGAAATCGAAAAAGCTATTGCGGCAGACAATGCCAATAAATCAAAAGCTGAACTCGATGCTAAATACACCGCCGCTATTAAAAAGGGTGATGCGGCTTTCGCGAAGAAAGATTGGACAAATGCGAAGGCCGGATATAATGAAGCATTAACTGTAAAGTCGGAAGAACAATATCCTAAAGATAAATTAGCAGAAATTGAAAAAGCGATTGCAGATGAGTTAGCGAATAAATCAAAAGCGGAAGGTGATGCAAAAGCGAAAGCAGAGAAGGATGCAAAATACGCGGCAGCCATTAAAAAGGGTGATGATGCATTCACGAAGAAAGAATGGGTAACAGCAAAAGAAGGTTACATCGAAGCATCCGGCTTAAAACCGGAAGAACAATATCCAAAAGTTCGATTAGCTGCCATTGAAGCTGAAATTGCAAAAGAAGGTGAAGCAAAAGCGCTTGCTGAATTAAGGGCAAAGTATGATGCCATCGTTAAAAAAGCAGATGGTTTATTTGCAAAGAAGAGTTGGGTAGAAGCTAAAGCAGCTTATTACGAGGCATTACAGTATTTGCCGGATGAAAAATATCCTAAGATGCAAATTGGTGCTATCAATAAAGCCATGAGCGGCGCTAACGATCCAAATGAGCAAAAATACAAGGATGCGATTGCAAAAGCAGATAATAATTTTAACGGCAAACAATACAAAGAAGCAAAAACACATTATGAAGAGGCACTTACCTATAAAGGCGGTGATGCTTATGCAAAAGGACGCTTGTTAGAAATAGAAAAATTATTGAACTCTGATTCACAAGTGAAAACTGCCGACCGTAAGAAGGAACTTTTAGCAAAATATCCTCCGGGTGTAACTGAAGAAGTCATAAACGGACAAGGTGTTACCATTATCCAAAGAGCGGTTGTTAAAGATGGTGATGTTTGGATTTACCAGAAGAAAGTGTTTTCATGGGGTGGTATTTCCTACTTCCGTGATGGAAATCCAATTACCGAATTAATTTTTGAAAACGAAACGAAGCCTTAA
- a CDS encoding class I SAM-dependent methyltransferase, whose product MKTKRSLNGPMQVSENIFEDIRCCVCGNTDKKAFTVKYQKSNFAVVTCNSCNLHFIPPYYRKKINYGNYKDEKVTEAVRQGNNWVKVQRHKLRFDFIKKYKSSGDLFDLGAGWGHFMLAGKELGYNVYGIEISEQPYLYSKNDLKLPVDHIDFFAMKEDKQYDIVTLWDVLEHIDEADKFVEKIARITKKDGILVLQVPQIDSYFAKKHKDNWKMMGLDHVNYFGKDTITILLEKYGFKVEKIKSSFELKLFIMYTILPLLKRIKGTSKAKTTQEANYEIKASERQNYFNKFTSRPMWQLKLFVFIHNIIYNLLSFFNIGEEMMVVARKVK is encoded by the coding sequence TTGAAAACGAAACGAAGCCTTAATGGGCCTATGCAAGTGAGCGAAAATATTTTTGAGGACATACGTTGTTGCGTGTGTGGCAATACCGATAAAAAAGCATTTACTGTTAAATACCAAAAATCAAATTTTGCGGTCGTTACTTGTAATTCCTGCAATTTGCATTTCATTCCACCTTATTACCGTAAAAAAATCAATTACGGAAATTATAAGGATGAAAAAGTAACGGAAGCTGTTCGTCAGGGTAATAACTGGGTGAAGGTGCAACGACACAAATTACGTTTTGATTTTATTAAGAAGTATAAATCTTCCGGTGATTTATTTGATTTAGGAGCTGGTTGGGGACACTTCATGTTGGCCGGAAAAGAGTTGGGATATAACGTGTATGGCATCGAGATTTCAGAGCAACCGTATTTGTATTCGAAAAACGATTTAAAATTACCGGTTGATCATATCGATTTCTTCGCGATGAAGGAAGATAAGCAATACGACATCGTTACACTTTGGGATGTATTGGAACACATTGATGAGGCCGATAAGTTTGTCGAGAAAATTGCACGTATCACAAAGAAAGACGGAATACTTGTATTACAGGTTCCTCAAATCGATAGTTATTTCGCCAAGAAGCATAAAGACAACTGGAAAATGATGGGACTCGATCACGTCAATTATTTCGGTAAGGATACCATTACCATACTATTAGAGAAATATGGTTTCAAGGTGGAAAAAATTAAATCCTCATTTGAATTAAAGTTGTTTATCATGTATACCATTTTACCTTTATTAAAACGGATAAAGGGCACTTCAAAGGCTAAAACAACGCAAGAGGCCAATTATGAAATCAAAGCCTCAGAACGCCAGAATTACTTTAATAAATTTACTTCCCGACCAATGTGGCAATTAAAACTCTTCGTTTTTATCCACAATATCATCTATAACTTATTGTCATTCTTCAATATTGGCGAAGAGATGATGGTAGTTGCCCGCAAAGTGAAGTAA
- a CDS encoding metallophosphoesterase family protein, translating into MKRILIISDTHSRLDEKLMKYIEEADEVWHGGDIGDIELCRKIESIKPLKAVWGNIDGAEFRSEYEEHLVFMCEDVKVYITHIGGYPGKYNPKAKAFIKQENPNLFICGHSHILKVMFDKEFNLLHINPGAAGVHGFHKVKTAIRLQIDGKEMKNLEVIELGPRASVN; encoded by the coding sequence ATGAAAAGAATCCTTATCATTTCCGATACACATAGTCGTCTCGATGAAAAACTGATGAAATACATAGAGGAAGCTGATGAAGTGTGGCATGGAGGCGATATTGGCGACATCGAGCTTTGTCGTAAGATTGAATCTATAAAACCACTAAAGGCTGTTTGGGGAAACATTGACGGCGCTGAGTTCCGTTCAGAGTACGAAGAACATTTAGTTTTTATGTGTGAGGATGTAAAAGTGTACATCACTCACATTGGCGGTTATCCCGGCAAATATAATCCCAAAGCCAAAGCGTTTATAAAACAGGAAAATCCGAATCTTTTCATATGCGGACATTCACACATTTTAAAAGTGATGTTTGATAAGGAGTTTAATTTATTGCACATAAATCCGGGAGCCGCTGGGGTGCATGGATTTCATAAAGTAAAAACCGCCATTCGATTGCAAATTGATGGTAAGGAAATGAAGAATTTGGAAGTGATTGAGTTGGGACCGCGAGCTTCTGTTAACTAA
- a CDS encoding energy transducer TonB — protein sequence MIRTFLQLNLLFALFTMKAQIKIETNPETPPINIGGKTQLEHVVRTQQYIAPTFIWREEKNVTIFFTVTKDGEVVDPFFKEKHEGFYEVESKRLLKHFQFEPARIGGKSVDAYGSLIFNFSGPKYDASVKERKKYKKNITLPQDSSFVIYEVADKSPEFYKGDEELPNFILENIEYPNVAKLQNIEGTVQLSFIVETNGFVSNVKSTRGVNGGCTEEAIRVALLTKWKPAVKNGKHVRYKMTLPITFNLKNVNRDNSSSGQ from the coding sequence ATGATTAGAACATTTTTACAATTGAATCTTTTATTTGCCCTGTTTACCATGAAGGCGCAAATAAAAATAGAAACTAACCCGGAAACTCCACCAATAAACATTGGAGGTAAAACACAATTAGAACATGTGGTTAGAACCCAACAATATATTGCACCAACTTTTATTTGGCGAGAGGAAAAAAACGTAACTATTTTTTTCACTGTTACAAAAGATGGTGAAGTTGTTGACCCGTTTTTTAAAGAAAAACACGAGGGTTTCTACGAAGTAGAATCAAAACGTTTATTAAAACACTTTCAATTCGAACCTGCCCGCATAGGAGGAAAAAGTGTAGACGCCTATGGTTCTTTAATTTTTAATTTCAGCGGCCCAAAATATGATGCATCAGTAAAAGAAAGAAAGAAATACAAAAAAAATATTACGTTACCGCAAGACAGCAGCTTTGTAATTTACGAAGTAGCGGATAAATCTCCTGAATTTTACAAAGGTGATGAAGAACTTCCCAACTTTATTTTAGAAAACATCGAATACCCTAATGTTGCCAAACTTCAAAACATCGAAGGTACAGTGCAATTAAGTTTTATTGTAGAGACCAATGGTTTTGTCAGTAATGTTAAGTCGACACGAGGTGTAAATGGCGGCTGTACCGAAGAAGCCATCCGAGTTGCTTTACTAACAAAATGGAAACCTGCTGTGAAAAATGGCAAACATGTTCGCTACAAAATGACTTTACCCATTACGTTTAATTTAAAAAACGTGAATAGAGACAACTCCTCGAGCGGACAATAA
- a CDS encoding pyridoxal-phosphate dependent enzyme: MKVCKNIIEAIGNTPLVRLNKITKDLPCEVYAKVETFNPGNSIKDRMAIKMIEDAEKDGRLKPGGTIIEGTSGNTGMGLAIGAVIKGYKCIFTTTDKQSKEKVDALRAFGAEVVVCPTDVDPEDPRSYYSVSSRLVNEIPNSWKPNQYDNPSNAVAHYEQTGPEIWDQTDGKVTHLVVGVGTGGTICGTGKYLKEKNPNIKVLGIDTYGSVFKKYKETGIFDKNEIYPYITEGIGEDFLPENVDFNIIDHFEKVTDKDAAIMTRRITREEAIFVGNSAGSALAGLLQMSGMFKKGDVVVVIFHDHGTRYLGKMFNDDWMRERGFLQVNKPKALDLISSHKNQKLVTVEANATVNDALTLMNKYGISQIPVTKGAEFVGSLNDSYLFAKLIESNDSKNKTIESVMQPAFPMVDAQTPIDEISKLITKDNNAVLMKDLGGNAHIITKHDVIQAVAKMSN, encoded by the coding sequence ATGAAAGTTTGTAAAAATATCATCGAAGCCATTGGTAATACACCATTGGTTCGTCTCAACAAAATCACGAAAGATTTACCTTGCGAAGTATATGCAAAGGTGGAAACTTTTAATCCGGGTAACTCCATTAAAGACCGCATGGCCATTAAAATGATAGAAGATGCGGAGAAAGATGGTCGTTTAAAACCGGGCGGAACCATCATTGAAGGAACCAGCGGTAACACCGGAATGGGGTTGGCAATTGGTGCAGTTATTAAAGGTTACAAATGTATTTTTACAACTACCGATAAACAAAGTAAAGAAAAAGTGGATGCTCTTCGTGCTTTTGGCGCTGAAGTTGTGGTTTGTCCTACGGATGTAGATCCTGAAGATCCGCGTTCGTATTATTCTGTTTCATCGAGATTAGTGAACGAAATTCCTAATTCATGGAAACCGAACCAATACGATAATCCAAGTAATGCCGTTGCTCATTATGAGCAAACCGGTCCTGAAATTTGGGATCAAACGGATGGAAAAGTAACGCATTTAGTTGTAGGAGTTGGAACAGGAGGAACGATTTGCGGTACCGGAAAATATTTGAAAGAAAAGAATCCTAATATTAAAGTGCTAGGTATCGATACTTACGGTTCTGTATTTAAAAAATATAAAGAGACAGGTATTTTCGATAAGAATGAAATTTACCCATACATCACTGAAGGTATCGGAGAAGATTTTTTACCGGAGAACGTTGACTTCAACATCATCGATCATTTCGAAAAGGTTACGGATAAAGATGCAGCAATTATGACGCGCCGTATTACCCGTGAAGAAGCGATTTTCGTAGGTAATAGTGCAGGATCAGCTTTAGCAGGTTTGTTGCAAATGAGCGGCATGTTTAAAAAGGGAGATGTGGTTGTTGTTATTTTCCACGATCACGGCACGCGTTACCTTGGTAAAATGTTTAATGATGATTGGATGCGAGAGAGAGGTTTCTTACAAGTGAATAAACCAAAAGCTTTGGATTTAATCTCTTCCCACAAAAATCAAAAATTGGTAACGGTAGAAGCTAACGCTACGGTGAATGATGCATTAACTTTAATGAATAAATACGGAATTTCTCAAATCCCTGTTACTAAAGGTGCAGAGTTTGTTGGGTCGTTAAATGATAGTTATTTATTCGCTAAATTGATTGAAAGCAATGATTCAAAAAACAAAACCATTGAATCAGTTATGCAGCCCGCTTTCCCAATGGTAGATGCACAAACACCTATCGATGAAATTTCAAAACTAATTACAAAGGATAACAATGCGGTTTTAATGAAAGATTTAGGTGGAAATGCCCACATCATTACTAAACATGACGTTATTCAGGCGGTAGCAAAAATGTCGAACTAA
- a CDS encoding peptidoglycan synthetase yields MRVHLIAIGGSAMHNMALALYEKGFIVSGSDDEINEPSKSRLAKKGLLPSQIGWFPEKITADIDAVILGMHARADNPELIRAKELGLKIYSYPEYIYEATKDKTRIVIGGSHGKTTITAMILHVLNYNKMDTDFMVGAQLEGFETMVKLTKEAKVAVIEGDEYLASPIDRRPKFHLYHPNIALLSGIAWDHINVFPTFDIYVDQFTQFVNLIEPNGSLVYCHEDKELVKVAEKAGTANQIKKFPYSVPPNKIVDGTTYLPVNGKEIPLLIFGDHNLMNLNGARMVCNQVGISDDQFYNAIQSFKGAAKRLELVHKQEHFNFYKDFAHSPSKLKATTAAVKQQFAGRYIVACMELHTFSSLTEEFLNEYKGAMNTADEAIVYYNPHTIAHKKLKPITEEQVLKAFDRKDLKVFTDSASVVKYLQEKKWNNAVLLMMSSGNFDGVDFKALATSLQL; encoded by the coding sequence ATGCGCGTACACTTAATTGCCATTGGAGGAAGCGCCATGCACAACATGGCTTTAGCTCTTTATGAAAAAGGTTTTATTGTTTCAGGCAGCGATGATGAAATCAACGAACCTTCTAAAAGTCGTTTGGCTAAAAAGGGCTTGTTGCCTTCTCAAATTGGTTGGTTCCCCGAGAAAATTACAGCCGATATTGATGCAGTAATCCTTGGTATGCATGCACGTGCTGATAATCCTGAATTAATACGCGCCAAAGAATTGGGATTGAAAATATACTCCTATCCCGAATATATTTACGAAGCAACAAAAGATAAAACACGAATTGTAATTGGTGGTAGTCATGGTAAAACAACGATTACGGCAATGATTTTGCATGTACTTAATTACAATAAAATGGATACTGATTTCATGGTAGGTGCACAATTGGAAGGTTTTGAAACCATGGTGAAATTAACCAAAGAAGCAAAAGTAGCAGTGATTGAAGGTGATGAGTATCTCGCTTCACCCATCGATCGCCGACCAAAATTCCATTTGTATCACCCTAACATTGCTTTATTAAGCGGAATAGCCTGGGATCATATTAATGTGTTTCCCACTTTTGATATTTATGTCGACCAGTTTACACAGTTCGTTAATTTAATAGAACCGAACGGCTCGCTTGTGTATTGCCACGAGGATAAAGAATTAGTGAAGGTGGCAGAAAAGGCAGGTACTGCTAACCAAATAAAGAAGTTCCCTTATAGTGTTCCTCCCAATAAAATTGTAGATGGAACAACTTATCTGCCGGTAAACGGTAAGGAAATTCCACTTTTGATTTTTGGTGATCATAACTTGATGAATTTAAATGGTGCACGCATGGTGTGTAATCAGGTTGGCATTTCGGATGATCAATTTTATAATGCTATTCAAAGCTTTAAAGGAGCAGCCAAGCGCTTGGAATTAGTGCATAAACAAGAACATTTTAATTTCTACAAAGATTTTGCGCATTCACCCTCAAAGTTAAAAGCAACCACAGCGGCGGTAAAGCAGCAATTCGCCGGACGTTATATTGTGGCTTGTATGGAATTGCATACTTTTAGTAGTTTAACTGAAGAGTTTCTGAATGAGTATAAGGGAGCGATGAATACTGCCGATGAAGCCATTGTGTATTACAATCCTCACACAATTGCCCATAAAAAGCTAAAACCTATTACCGAAGAACAAGTATTAAAAGCCTTTGACCGCAAGGATTTGAAAGTTTTTACAGATAGCGCTTCTGTTGTGAAGTACTTACAAGAAAAAAAATGGAATAACGCTGTATTGTTAATGATGAGCTCGGGTAATTTTGATGGTGTTGATTTCAAAGCTTTAGCTACGTCACTTCAGCTTTAA